In Acidobacteriota bacterium, the DNA window GCCGTCCTCCGGCAGGACCTGGCGAGTGCCTACCACCGGCCCGGTCTTGGCGCTCACCTTGAGGTTGATGATGCCATAGCCGCCGCGGCCCTGAACACGATACTCCTCCAGGCGGGTGCGCTTGCCGTAGCCGCGCTCGCTGACGGTGAGCATCTCCCCTTCCTCCTCGAGCACCGTCAGAGAGACCACCCGGTCTCCGGGGCGCAGGTTGATGCCGCGCACGCCGCGGGTGGCCCGGCCCATGGCCCGAGCGTCTTCCTCCGGGAAACGGATGGCCCGGCCCTGGGCGGTGGCGAGCATCACCTCCTGACCCTCCTCGGTGGCGCGGACCTCCAGCAGGCGGTCCCCCTCTTCGACGTTGATGGCGATGATGCCCCCGACCCGCGGATTGCCGTAGGCGGCCAGGGAGGTCTTCTTCACCAAGCCCTGCTCGGTGGCGAAGATGAGCATGCGATCTTCGGAGAATTCCCGCACCGCCAGGGTGGTGGCAACCCGCTCGGTGGGTTCCAGGTGCAACAGGTTGACAATCGCCTTGCCGCGGGCGGCGGGACCGAATTCGGGAATCTCGTGCACCTTCAGCCAGTGCACCCGGCCGCTCTCGGTGAACACCAGCACGTAGCTGTGAGCGGAGGCGACGTAGAGATGCTCCACCAGGTCGTCGTCTTTGGTGGTCATCCCCAACCGTCCCTTGCCGCCGCGGTGCTGAGCGCGGTAGAGGGCCAGCGGCGAGCGCTTGACGTAGCCGCTGCGGGTGACGGTGATCACCATATCCTCGTCGGCGATCATGTCCTCGATGGTGATCTCCCCTTCGAAGGGCAGGATCACCGTCCGGCGCTCGTCGCCATAGGCCTCGTCGATCTCGTGGAGCTCGCGGCGGATTTCCTCCAGGACCAGCTGGTCGGAGCCGAGGATCGCCCGCAGCCGCTCGATGAGGGCCATCACCTCCTTGTACTCCTCCACCACCTTCTCGCGCTCCAAACCGGTGAGCTTCTGGAGGCGCATGTCGAGAATCGCCTGGGCCTGCACCTCGGTGAAACCGAACCCCTCCATTAGCCCTTCCCGGGCGTCCGCCGGCGTGCGGCTGGCGCGGATGGTGGCGATGATCTCGTCGAGCACATCGAGGGCTTTGAGGATGCCCTCCAAGATGTGCGCCCGGGCCTCCGCCTTGGCCAGGTCGTAGCGGGTGCGGCGGATGATCACCGTCTTGCGGTGATTGAGGAAGTGGGTGAGCAGCTGATGCAGGTTGAGCACCCGAGGCTGATTGTCGACGATGGCCAACATATTCATCCCGAAGGTGGTCTGCATCTGGGTGTGCTTGTAGAGGTTGTTGAGCACCACCTGGGGAATCTCGCCGCGGCGCAGCTCGATGACCACCCGGATGCCGTTGCGGTCGGACTCGTCCCGCAGGTCGGTGATGCCGTCGATCTTCTTGTCCCGCACCAGGTCGGCGATGCGCTCCAGCAGCTTGGCCTTGTTGACCTGATAGGGCAGCTCGGTGACGACGATCATCTGGCGGTCGGCGGAGCGCGGGATCTCCTCGATCTCCGCCTTCGCCCGAACCCGCACGATGCCGCGGCCGGTGTGGTAGGCGGAACGGATCCCCTCCAGGCCGTGGATCACACCGGCGGTGGGGAAGTCGGGGCCGGGGATACATTCGATGAGCTCTTCGATGGACGCGTCCGGACGGTCGATGAGGAGCTCCAGGCCGGAGATCACCTCGTGCAAATTGTGCGGCGGGATGTTGGTGGCCATACCCACGGCGATGCCCGAGGCGCCGTTGACCAGCAGGTTGGGAATGCGCGCCGGCAGCACCGCCGGCTCCTGCTCGGAGCCGTCGTAGTTCTCCACCCAATCCACCGTCTCCTTGCCGATGTCCTCTTTGAGCATCTCCTCGGCGAGGCGGGTGAGACGGATCTCGGTGTAGCGCATGGCCGCGGCGTTGTCGCCGTCGATGGAGCCGAAGTTGCCCTGGCCGTCCACCAGCGGGTAGCGCATGGCGAAGCCCTGGGCCAGGCGCACCACGGTGTCGTAGATGGCGGCGTCGCCGTGGGGGTGGTATTTACCCATCACGTCACCGACGATGCGCGCGGATTTCTTGTACGCCTTGCTGGCGGTGTTGCCCGACTCCCACATGCCGTAGAGCACCCGGCGGTGCACGGGCTTGAGGCCGTCGCGCACGTCGGGCAGGGCGCGGCCGATGATCACGCTCATGGCGTAATCGATGTAGCTGCGCTTCATCTCCGCTTCGATGTCCACCGGCATGGGCATCTCTGCGGGGAGGTTGGGATCCTGTTCGCTCATCTCGATACTCCTGGGAACCTAGCCCGGGGAAAGACCGGCGCTAGGTTGGGGGTGGGCTCCGGGGACGGGCGGTTCCGGGGCTCTCTCGCTACTCAGATATCCAGGTTCTTCACCGCCAGGGCGTTGTCCTCGATGAAGTTGCGCCGTGGCTCCACGTGGTCGCCCATGAGCACGGTGAAGATCTCGTCGGCGGCGACGTCGTCCTCGATCTTCACCTGCAGCAGACGCCGGCGCTCCGGATCCATGGTGGTCTCCCACAGCTGATCCGGATTCATCTCACCGAGACCCTTGTAGCGCTGGATGGAGACGCCCTTCTTGGCTTCGGAGTAGAGGTGGTCGAGGACCTCGTCGACGGTCTCCGGGGTCAGCGTCTCGCCGTCCCGCTGGAGCACGAAGCCCTGCTCCTCGATGGCTTTGAGGGCCAGCTGGTTGCGCGCCATGTCGTGGTATTCGGCGCTGGCCAGCAGCTCGCGGTCCAGCCGCAGGCGCCGGTCGACGCCGTCGCGGCGGCTGACGAAGCTCAAATAGGGGCTGCCGTGCTCCTCGTCAAAGCCGCGCTCGACCTCGGTGAAGCCCAGCTCTTCGAGGCTCTCCGCCAGCGCCGCCAGCTTTTCGTCGTCGCCAAGGGACGGGCGATCCACGATGCCGTGGTGCAGCGCCGCGCGCAAGGCTTCCGCGGGATAGCCACGGGAGACCAGCCGCTCCATGCGGTTGCGGAAAGCTTCCATGCGGTCGATGAAATGGCCCAGCCGGGAGCCGCTCAGGGGCTCGCCGCCGTTGCTCCCGAAGCTCAGCTCCCAGCTCCCCTTGAGCCGGTCGACGAGGTATTCCTGATACTCCAGGTCGTCCTTGAGGTAGGTGTGCTTCTTGCCCTGGGAGACCTTGTAGAGAGGCGGCTGGGCGATGTAGAGGAAGCCGCGCTCGATGATCTCGCGCATCTGGCGGAAGAAGAAGGTGAGGATCAGGGTGCGGATGTGGCTGCCGTCGACGTCGGCGTCGCACATGATGATCAGCTTGTGGTAGCGCAGCCGGGAGACGTCGAAGTCCTCGCGCCCGATGCCGGTGCCCAGGGCGGTGATCAGAGTGCGGATCTCCTCCGAGGTGAGCATCTTGTCGAAGCGCGCCTTCTCGACGTTGAGAATCTTGCCCTTCAAGGGCAGCACCGCCTGGAACTGACGATCCCGCCCTTGCTTGGCGGAGCCGCCGGCGGAATCACCCTCCACCAGGAAGAGCTCGGCGTGTTCCGGATCCCGCTCGGTGCAGTCGGCGAGCTTGCCCGGCAGATTGGAGGAGTCCAGCGCCCCCTTGCGGCGGGTCAGCTCCCGGGCGCGGCGGGCGGCCTCCCGGGCGCGGGCGGCGTCGACGCATTTGTCGACGATGCGGCGGGCGACCTTGGGATTCTCTTCCAGGTAGATGGCCAGCTGCTCGCCCACCATCTGCTCGACCCAGGTCTTGACCTCCGAGGAGACCAGCTTGTCTTTGGTCTGGCTGGAGAACTTGGGATCCCGCACCCGCACCGAGACCACCGCCGTCAGCCCTTCGCGAATGTCGTCGCCGCTCAAGTTCTCTTTCAGATTCTTGGTCAGCCCGGCCCCGGCGGCGTAGTTGTTGACGGTGCGGGTGAGGGCGCCCTTGAAGCCGCTCAGGTGGGTACCGCCGTCGCGGTTCTTGATGGTGTTGGTGAAGCAGAGGATCTGCTCCTGATAGCCGTCGTTCCACTGCAGCGCCACCTCCACCATCTGCGGTCCGATCTCGTCGGTGCGCTCGTCCAGGAGCAGGATGGGCTCGGGGTGGAGGGTGCTGCGGTTTCGGTTCAGGTGCTCGACGAAGCTCTCGATGCCGCCGGCGTAGGAGAAGTCCGAATGCTTGCCGGTGCGCTCGTCGGTCAAAGTGACGTGGACGCCGCGGTTCAGGAACGACATCTCCCGCAGCCGCTGGGCCAGCTGCTCGTAGCCGAACTCGAGCACCGAGAAAATCTGCGGGTCGGGGCGGAAGTGCACGCGGGTACCGGTCTTGTCGGTTTTGCCGGTGGCTTCGATGGGGCCCTGGGGAATGCCCTTGGAGTAGGTCTGGAACCACACCTGGCCGTCGCGCTCGATCTCCAGCTCCAGATGGTCCGCCAGAGCGTTGACCACCGACACGCCGACGCCGTGGAGACCGCCGCTGACCTTGTAGGAATTGCTGTCGAACTTACCGCCGGAGTGCAGCTCGGTCATGATCACTTCGGCGGCGGAGCGGCCCTCGGTCTTGTGCATGTCCACGGGGATGCCGCGGCCGTCGTCGTGGACGGTCACCGAGTTGTCGGTGTGGATGGTCACATCGACACGGCTGGCGTAGCCCGCCTGGGCTTCGTCGATGGAGTTGTCCACCAGCTCGAAGACCATGTGGTGCAGACCCGACAGGTCGTCGGTGTCGCCGATGTACATGCCCGGGCGCTTGCGCACCGCCTCCAGGCCCTTGAGGACCTTGATGCTGTCGGCGGTGTAGTCCGAGCCCAGGATGGTCTCGTCGGTCGGGGATTCGGTAGGCGGTCGATCGGTCAAAGGCGTAGGTCTCCGTATTCGGCTCGGTTCCGGGGAGCCGCCTCGCTCTCGAGGAGCTGGGTCGGGTCGGGTCGAGGAGCGACGCCCCCCAGACTGCGTTCTCCCCCAGACTGCGCTCTCCCCAGACCGAGCACCGAACGCCCTCGAAACGGGGGGCGATGAGGCCGGTGGCGAGGATCGGCGATGCGGGTGGGTTTGAGGCGCCGTAGACCGGGCCCGGAACTTGACAATGATATCAAAAACGGCCGTTTCATGCACCTTCGGGGCGCCGGGCTAGGTTTTTGACAGGCAAGAGCTTACGGCCCCAG includes these proteins:
- the gyrA gene encoding DNA gyrase subunit A produces the protein MSEQDPNLPAEMPMPVDIEAEMKRSYIDYAMSVIIGRALPDVRDGLKPVHRRVLYGMWESGNTASKAYKKSARIVGDVMGKYHPHGDAAIYDTVVRLAQGFAMRYPLVDGQGNFGSIDGDNAAAMRYTEIRLTRLAEEMLKEDIGKETVDWVENYDGSEQEPAVLPARIPNLLVNGASGIAVGMATNIPPHNLHEVISGLELLIDRPDASIEELIECIPGPDFPTAGVIHGLEGIRSAYHTGRGIVRVRAKAEIEEIPRSADRQMIVVTELPYQVNKAKLLERIADLVRDKKIDGITDLRDESDRNGIRVVIELRRGEIPQVVLNNLYKHTQMQTTFGMNMLAIVDNQPRVLNLHQLLTHFLNHRKTVIIRRTRYDLAKAEARAHILEGILKALDVLDEIIATIRASRTPADAREGLMEGFGFTEVQAQAILDMRLQKLTGLEREKVVEEYKEVMALIERLRAILGSDQLVLEEIRRELHEIDEAYGDERRTVILPFEGEITIEDMIADEDMVITVTRSGYVKRSPLALYRAQHRGGKGRLGMTTKDDDLVEHLYVASAHSYVLVFTESGRVHWLKVHEIPEFGPAARGKAIVNLLHLEPTERVATTLAVREFSEDRMLIFATEQGLVKKTSLAAYGNPRVGGIIAINVEEGDRLLEVRATEEGQEVMLATAQGRAIRFPEEDARAMGRATRGVRGINLRPGDRVVSLTVLEEEGEMLTVSERGYGKRTRLEEYRVQGRGGYGIINLKVSAKTGPVVGTRQVLPEDGAMLITQEGKIIRIAVGGVSIIGRATQGVKVMDLGGEDRLVALAKIAARDEVEEAEGAGGGDSEGDGDETAAEEIEPDPVN
- the gyrB gene encoding DNA topoisomerase (ATP-hydrolyzing) subunit B, which codes for MGSDYTADSIKVLKGLEAVRKRPGMYIGDTDDLSGLHHMVFELVDNSIDEAQAGYASRVDVTIHTDNSVTVHDDGRGIPVDMHKTEGRSAAEVIMTELHSGGKFDSNSYKVSGGLHGVGVSVVNALADHLELEIERDGQVWFQTYSKGIPQGPIEATGKTDKTGTRVHFRPDPQIFSVLEFGYEQLAQRLREMSFLNRGVHVTLTDERTGKHSDFSYAGGIESFVEHLNRNRSTLHPEPILLLDERTDEIGPQMVEVALQWNDGYQEQILCFTNTIKNRDGGTHLSGFKGALTRTVNNYAAGAGLTKNLKENLSGDDIREGLTAVVSVRVRDPKFSSQTKDKLVSSEVKTWVEQMVGEQLAIYLEENPKVARRIVDKCVDAARAREAARRARELTRRKGALDSSNLPGKLADCTERDPEHAELFLVEGDSAGGSAKQGRDRQFQAVLPLKGKILNVEKARFDKMLTSEEIRTLITALGTGIGREDFDVSRLRYHKLIIMCDADVDGSHIRTLILTFFFRQMREIIERGFLYIAQPPLYKVSQGKKHTYLKDDLEYQEYLVDRLKGSWELSFGSNGGEPLSGSRLGHFIDRMEAFRNRMERLVSRGYPAEALRAALHHGIVDRPSLGDDEKLAALAESLEELGFTEVERGFDEEHGSPYLSFVSRRDGVDRRLRLDRELLASAEYHDMARNQLALKAIEEQGFVLQRDGETLTPETVDEVLDHLYSEAKKGVSIQRYKGLGEMNPDQLWETTMDPERRRLLQVKIEDDVAADEIFTVLMGDHVEPRRNFIEDNALAVKNLDI